In Ferrimicrobium sp., a single window of DNA contains:
- a CDS encoding heterodisulfide reductase-related iron-sulfur binding cluster, with protein MTTTYDPSEPKYYDEGDLREELGRVFELCHGCRMCFNYCDSFPMLFNFVDSKDQQHADLTPTEQDAVVDACFGCKICYVKCPYIPPHEWALDFPRLMLRAQAVRTANHQRDLRSRVTDQVLARTDTVGALNQALSGVVNPIVSRPNTGIRRVMEQVAGVSSQRLLPSYGKVRFSRWFKDRLPRFISAPRATVAIFPTCFIEYMAPQIGADVTTVYESQDIACSLPEGVKCCGAPWLHQGNVDEFTRQARANVERLDEVVRQGKDIIVSQPTCAYVVKRDYPIYVPGEQAERVSQHTFDPSEYLVNLMRKDRSMTLGNVELDEEVVFHAACHTQAQNVGLKGRDLLKKLGVKVRVVAKCSGIDGTWGYRSENATSSLRMSASLADQIAKTKATTIVGDCHLANTAIDEALGVRVEHPISLVRKLMGLETQPPLKGN; from the coding sequence ATGACGACAACCTATGACCCGAGTGAGCCAAAGTACTATGACGAAGGGGATCTACGTGAGGAACTCGGCCGGGTTTTTGAACTCTGCCATGGGTGTCGCATGTGTTTCAACTACTGTGACTCATTTCCAATGTTATTTAACTTCGTTGATTCCAAGGATCAACAGCATGCTGATTTGACCCCGACCGAACAGGATGCCGTGGTGGATGCCTGCTTTGGTTGCAAGATCTGCTACGTCAAGTGCCCCTATATCCCGCCGCACGAATGGGCGCTTGATTTTCCGCGACTGATGTTGCGCGCACAGGCGGTCCGTACCGCCAATCATCAGCGAGATCTTCGGAGTCGTGTCACCGATCAGGTGCTGGCGCGCACGGACACCGTCGGTGCCCTGAATCAGGCGTTGTCAGGGGTAGTGAATCCGATCGTCTCGCGCCCGAACACAGGTATTCGCAGAGTCATGGAGCAAGTCGCTGGCGTGTCGAGCCAACGCCTGCTCCCCTCCTATGGCAAGGTTCGTTTCTCCCGTTGGTTCAAGGATCGGCTGCCTCGATTCATCAGTGCGCCACGGGCAACGGTGGCTATTTTTCCGACCTGTTTCATCGAATATATGGCCCCCCAGATCGGTGCTGATGTGACCACCGTCTACGAGAGTCAGGACATCGCCTGCTCGCTACCTGAAGGTGTCAAGTGTTGTGGGGCCCCCTGGTTGCACCAGGGTAATGTCGATGAGTTCACTCGACAGGCGCGAGCGAATGTCGAACGACTCGATGAGGTCGTGCGACAAGGCAAAGACATCATCGTCTCGCAGCCAACGTGCGCCTATGTGGTCAAGCGAGACTACCCCATCTACGTACCGGGTGAGCAGGCGGAGCGAGTTTCGCAGCACACCTTTGATCCGAGCGAGTATTTGGTGAATCTTATGCGTAAAGATCGCTCGATGACGTTGGGCAACGTTGAACTTGACGAGGAGGTAGTGTTTCACGCAGCCTGCCACACGCAAGCCCAAAACGTAGGGCTCAAAGGGCGCGACCTGCTGAAAAAGCTTGGAGTTAAAGTCCGGGTTGTTGCAAAGTGCTCCGGCATCGATGGAACCTGGGGCTACCGGAGCGAGAACGCCACCTCCTCGCTACGGATGTCCGCATCCTTGGCCGACCAGATCGCCAAAACGAAGGCGACCACGATCGTCGGAGATTGCCACTTGGCCAACACCGCCATCGATGAGGCGCTGGGCGTCAGGGTCGAACACCCGATTTCGCTGGTAAGAAAGTTAATGGGTCTTGAAACCCAACCTCCCTTGAAAGGAAATTGA